A window of the Thermococcus sp. genome harbors these coding sequences:
- a CDS encoding HepT-like ribonuclease domain-containing protein encodes MDVAMDIAAMLTKDLGVTVEDDYTNIARLEEKGVLSGSEASLLRAYNGLRNAIVHKYDGLNLRLVKEGLKRIDELYEVVLKLVEEYEKLED; translated from the coding sequence GTGGACGTTGCCATGGACATCGCGGCGATGCTGACAAAGGATTTGGGCGTAACAGTCGAGGACGACTACACGAACATAGCGAGGCTTGAGGAGAAGGGGGTTCTCAGCGGGAGTGAGGCGTCGCTCCTGAGGGCTTACAACGGTCTGAGAAACGCCATAGTTCACAAGTACGACGGGCTTAACTTAAGATTGGTCAAAGAGGGCCTGAAGAGGATAGACGAGCTGTATGAAGTGGTTTTGAAGCTCGTTGAAGAGTACGAGAAGCTTGAAGACTAA